A genomic segment from Malus domestica chromosome 05, GDT2T_hap1 encodes:
- the LOC103435184 gene encoding LOB domain-containing protein 36-like: protein MSSNTHSPCAACKFLRRKCTQECVFAPYFPPDQPQKFANVHKVYGASNVAKILNELNVAHREDAVTSLAYEAEARLRDPVYGCVGFISILQNRLKQVQTDLYNAKKDLSAYIGPQAMMIPVFPPPQQTDMNGSVPMLGVSTGPPPQQGCGGGQLVIRDQHQQQLFEAHQQDLVRFNINGMDTAASSVTGNGFNQIPAAAASNGVVSGSLGLGGAFDNNHYNQVQQQATAHHQNSLEYQLQAQLMLQPQPAAEQSQQKSEGEES, encoded by the coding sequence ATGTCGTCAAACACTCATTCACCGTGCGCTGCGTGCAAGTTTTTACGGCGAAAATGCACACAAGAATGCGTGTTCGCCCCCTATTTCCCACCCGACCAACCTCAAAAGTTCGCAAACGTTCACAAGGTTTACGGTGCGAGCAACGTCGCCAAGATCCTGAACGAACTCAATGTTGCACACCGTGAAGATGCGGTGACATCATTGGCCTATGAGGCGGAGGCTCGTCTTCGGGACCCGGTGTATGGGTGCGTTGGTTTCATCTCAATCCTCCAGAACAGGCTCAAGCAAGTCCAGACTGACCTCTACAACGCCAAGAAAGATCTGTCTGCCTATATTGGCCCTCAGGCAATGATGATCCCCGTTTTTCCTCCGCCCCAACAAACAGACATGAACGGGTCTGTGCCTATGTTGGGGGTTTCCACTGGCCCTCCGCCCCAGCAGGGCTGTGGTGGAGGTCAGCTTGTGATTCGCGACCAGCATCAGCAACAATTGTTCGAGGCTCATCAGCAAGATCTTGTGAGGTTCAATATCAATGGTATGGACACCGCAGCGAGTTCAGTTACTGGAAATGGGTTTAATCAGATTCCCGCAGCTGCTGCTAGTAATGGTGTGGTGTCTGGTTCATTGGGTTTGGGTGGAGCTTTTGATAATAACCATTATAACCAGGTCCAACAGCAAGCAACTGCACATCATCAGAATTCCCTTGAATATCAGCTTCAGGCTCAGCTGATGCTCCAACCACAACCGGCGGCCGAGCAATCGCAGCAGAAATCAGAAGGCGAGGAGAGTTGA
- the LOC103435208 gene encoding phospholipase A1-Igamma1, chloroplastic-like, translating into MMYTHLPAAQATPSATRFSQIRASHHQEADFDHPHQTKTSNKVNRLAKSVANLLHLHIDIPQRTNINPNNWNLLIEEMHSTPTTSPKDIMSEKWREIHGSNDWEGLLDPLHPWLRREIVKYGEFAQATYDAFDFDSFSEYCGSCRYNKNKLFDVLGLDKNGYNVSKYIYAMSHIDMPQWLERSHLADTWSKHSNWMGYVAVSDDEETRRIGRRDIVVAWRGTVVPSEWYEDMQRKLEPIGSGDAKVEHGFHGIYTAKSDTTRYNKSSASEQVMKEVTRLVELYQAKGEEVSLTITGHSLGGALALLNAYEAAEKLPGIMISVISFGAPRVGNIAFKEELHQMGVKTLRVVVKQDMVPKMPGLVLNESLQKFDDITGTLDWVYAHVGAELKLEIGSSPYLKHGGFNLPGFHSLETYLHLVDGFLSTETTFRSNARRDITLVNKGCDMLVDDLRIPQCWYQLPHKGLVRNVHGRWVKPKRDPEDIPSPGREAQAQAHALQVEMVQLSSDYTHKSLCSS; encoded by the coding sequence ATGATGTACACCCATCTTCCGGCCGCTCAAGCCACTCCCAGCGCAACCCGGTTTTCCCAAATCCGAGCTAGTCATCATCAAGAAGCTGATTTTGATCATCCCCATCAAACCAAGACATCAAACAAAGTCAACCGTCTAGCTAAATCCGTTGCCAACCTCCTTCACCTCCACATAGATATTCCTCAAAGAACCAACATTAACCCTAATAATTGGAATCTGCTCATAGAAGAGATGCATTCAACTCCCACGACTTCTCCGAAAGACATCATGTCCGAAAAATGGCGCGAAATCCACGGGTCAAATGATTGGGAGGGTCTTTTGGACCCTCTCCACCCTTGGCTAAGAAGAGAGATTGTCAAATATGGTGAGTTTGCACAAGCAACGTATGACGCTTTCGATTTCGATTCCTTCTCCGAGTACTGCGGGAGCTGCAGGTACAACAAAAACAAGCTCTTTGATGTGTTGGGTCTAGACAAAAATGGCTACAATGTTAGCAAGTACATTTATGCAATGTCACACATCGACATGCCACAGTGGCTGGAGAGGTCACACTTGGCTGACACATGGAGCAAGCATTCTAACTGGATGGGGTATGTTGCTGTGAGCGATGATGAGGAGACTAGGAGGATTGGGAGGAGGGACATTGTGGTGGCGTGGCGGGGGACCGTGGTGCCATCAGAGTGGTATGAGGATATGCAAAGGAAATTGGAGCCAATTGGGAGTGGAGATGCCAAAGTGGAACATGGTTTCCATGGGATTTACACTGCCAAGAGTGACACCACAAGGTACAACAAGTCTAGTGCATCAGAGCAAGTCATGAAAGAAGTGACTAGGCTTGTGGAGTTGTACCAAGCAAAAGGTGAAGAAGTGAGCCTAACAATCACAGGGCATAGCTTGGGAGGTGCATTGGCTTTGCTCAATGCCTATGAAGCTGCCGAAAAACTCCCTGGCATTATGATAAGCGTAATTTCCTTTGGCGCCCCTAGGGTTGGAAACATTGCCTTCAAGGAAGAGCTACACCAAATGGGAGTCAAGACATTGAGGGTTGTGGTTAAACAAGACATGGTTCCGAAAATGCCAGGGCTTGTTTTGAATGAGAGTCTTCAAAAGTTTGATGACATTACGGGCACTTTGGATTGGGTTTACGCACATGTTGGAGCTGAATTGAAGCTCGAAATTGGTTCTTCGCCTTATCTCAAGCATGGTGGGTTCAATCTGCCTGGCTTTCATAGCCTCGAGACCTACCTTCATCTTGTGGATGGGTTTTTGAGTACAGAAACTACTTTTAGGTCAAATGCTAGAAGGGATATTACCTTGGTGAACAAGGGATGTGACATGTTGGTGGATGATCTCAGAATCCCACAATGTTGGTACCAATTGCCACACAAGGGGTTAGTAAGAAACGTTCATGGGAGATGGGTTAAACCGAAACGAGACCCCGAAGACATCCCTTCACCTGGAAGAGAAGCACAAGCACAAGCTCATGCTCTTCAAGTAGAGATGGTGCAATTGTCATCAGATTATACACACAAATCTTTATGTAGTTCTTAA
- the LOC139196264 gene encoding uncharacterized protein gives MGHLPEQKITAALRMLAYGASADQVDEIARMRKLTILESLMRFCGAIESIYTAEYLQKPTHIDLERLLKKAEIRGLPGMIESIDLFNDVLQGNTPKVMYEVNERMYDGPYYLADGIYPRWSTFVKTVPRPRSAKEKHFARCQEECRKDVKRCFGILQARWAIVRGAARLFDVVSLRSIMMTCIILHNMIMEYEYDYETVNEYEPDTMNNSRTRIYCAHDATDEPVQLEPLRRDGSLAASLLPDHANFLCRNCLFLDFRSS, from the exons ATGGGTCACCTtcccgagcaaaaaattactgctgcgctgcggatgcttgcgtatggagcatctgcagaccaagtggatgagatagcgaGGATGAGGAAATTAACTattcttgagtccctgatgaggttttgcggagctatcgaatctatctacaccgcagagtacctccAGAAACCTACTCACATAGACTtggaaaggcttctgaagaaggccGAGATACGAGGTTTGCCTGGGATGATTGAGAGCATTGATT tgttcaacgatgtcctgcaaggaaatACACCAAAAGTCATGTATGAGGTCAATGAACGTATGtacgacgggccatactacctagctgacggcatttacccaaggtggtcaacatttgtcaaaacagtgccacgtccgcgaagtgcaaaggaaaaacactttgcaagatgtCAAGAGGAGTGCAGGAAGGATGTGAAGCGTTGTTTCGGTATCCTTCAAGCTCGCTGGGCGATcgtcaggggtgctgccagattgtttgatgtagtgtcgcttcgatccatcatgatgacgtgcatcattcttcacaacatgattatggaatatgagtacgattatgaaaCCGTtaatgaatatgagccagacacgatgaacaattcaagaacacgtatatattgtgctcatgacgccacCGATGAGCCCGTGCAACTTGAGCCATTAAGAAGGGATGGATCATTAGCAGCAAGCCTCCTTCCGGACCACGCGAACTTCTTGTGCAGAAACTGCCTATTCCTTGACTTTCGATCCAGCTAA
- the LOC103435183 gene encoding phospholipase A1-Igamma1, chloroplastic-like translates to MALLYTHLPATQAAAHGTRFSLIQASHHQEAVLDHPHQTRTSNKANRLAESLANLLHLHIDTPQRTNIHPANWNMITEENHSTPTTSPKDIISEKWREIHGSNDWEGLLDPLHPWLRREIVKYGEFAQATYDAFDFDSFSEYCGSCRYNKSKLFDVLGLDKNGYNVSKYIYAMSHIDMPQWLERSHLADTWSKHSNWMGYVAVSDDEETRRIGRRDIVVAWRGTVVPSEWYEDMQRKLEPIGGGDAKVEHGFHGIYTAKSDTTRYNRSSASEQVMKEVTRLVELYQAKGEEVSLTITGHSLGGALALLNAYEAAEKLPGLPISVISFGAPRVGNIAFKEELHQMGVNTLRVVVKQDMVPKMPGLVLNESLKKFDDITGTLDWVYTHVGAELKLEVGFSPYLKRGGFNLQGFHSLETYLHLVDGFFSTDTTFRSNARRDIALVNKGCDMLVDDLRIPQCWYQLPHKGLVRNAHGRWVKPKRDPEDIPSPTREAQAQAHALQLEMMQPSSDYILESLCSA, encoded by the coding sequence ATGGCGCTATTGTACACCCATCTTCCGGCCACTCAAGCCGCTGCCCATGGAACCCGGTTTTCCCTAATCCAAGCTAGCCATCATCAAGAAGCTGTTCTTGATCATCCCCATCAAACCAGGACATCAAACAAAGCCAACCGTCTAGCTGAATCCCTAGCCAACCTCCTTCACCTCCACATAGATACTCCTCAAAGAACCAACATTCACCCTGCTAATTGGAATATGATCACAGAAGAGAACCATTCAACTCCTACTACTTCTCCGAAAGACATCATATCCGAAAAATGGCGCGAAATCCACGGGTCAAATGATTGGGAGGGTCTTTTGGACCCTCTCCACCCTTGGCTGAGAAGAGAGATTGTCAAATATGGTGAGTTTGCACAAGCAACGTATGACGCTTTCGATTTCGATTCCTTCTCCGAGTACTGCGGGAGCTGCAGGTACAACAAAAGCAAGCTCTTTGATGTGTTGGGTTTAGACAAAAATGGCTACAATGTTAGCAAGTACATTTATGCAATGTCACACATCGACATGCCGCAGTGGCTGGAGAGGTCACACTTGGCTGACACATGGAGCAAGCATTCCAACTGGATGGGGTATGTTGCCGTGAGCGATGATGAGGAGACTAGGAGGATTGGGAGGAGGGACATAGTGGTGGCGTGGCGGGGGACCGTGGTGCCATCGGAGTGGTATGAGGATATGCAAAGGAAATTGGAGCCAATTGGAGGTGGAGATGCCAAAGTGGAACATGGGTTCCATGGGATTTACACTGCCAAGAGTGACACCACAAGGTACAACAGGTCTAGTGCATCAGAGCAAGTCATGAAAGAAGTGACTAGGCTTGTGGAGTTGTACCAAGCAAAAGGTGAAGAAGTGAGCCTTACAATCACAGGGCATAGCTTGGGAGGTGCATTGGCTTTGCTCAATGCCTACGAAGCTGCCGAAAAACTCCCTGGCCTTCCGATAAGCGTAATTTCCTTTGGCGCCCCCAGGGTTGGAAACATTGCCTTCAAGGAAGAGCTACACCAAATGGGAGTCAATACATTGAGGGTTGTGGTTAAACAAGACATGGTTCCGAAAATGCCGGGGCTTGTTTTGAATGAGAGTCTTAAGAAGTTTGATGACATTACGGGCACATTGGATTGGGTTTACACACATGTTGGGGCTGAATTGAAGCTCGAAGTTGGTTTTTCGCCTTATCTCAAGCGTGGCGGGTTCAATCTGCAAGGGTTTCATAGCCTCGAGACCTACCTCCATCTTGTGGATGGGTTTTTTAGTACAGACACTACTTTTAGGTCAAATGCTAGGAGGGATATTGCCTTGGTGAACAAGGGATGTGACATGTTGGTGGATGATCTTAGAATTCCGCAATGCTGGTACCAATTGCCACACAAGGGGTTAGTAAGAAACGCTCATGGGAGATGGGTTAAACCGAAACGAGACCCTGAAGACATACCTTCACCTACAAGAGAAGCACAAGCGCAAGCTCATGCTCTTCAATTAGAGATGATGCAACCATCATCAGATTATATACTTGAATCTTTATGTAGTGCTTAA
- the LOC103435185 gene encoding phospholipase A1-Igamma1, chloroplastic-like, translating into MTLSTMIYTYLPATQAAPGATRFSLIRACHHQEAVLDHPHQTKTSNKANRLAESLANLLHLHIDTPQRTNINPNNWNLFTEEMHSTPTTSPKDIISEKWREIHGSNDWEGLLDPLHPWLRREIVKYGEFAQATYDAFDFDSFSEYCGSCRYNKNKLFDVLGLDKNGYNVSKYIYAMSHIDMPQWLERSHLADTWSKHSNWMGYVAVSDEEETRRIGRRDIVVAWRGTVAPSEWYEDMQRKLEPIGSGDAKVEHGFHGIYTAKSDTTRYNRSSASEQVMKEVARLVELYQARGEEVSLTITGHSLGGALALLNAYEAAEKLPGLPISVISFGAPRVGNIAFKEELHQMGVKTLRVVVKQDMVPKMPGLVLNESLQKFDDITGTLDWVYTHVGAELKLEVGSSPYLKHGRFNLPGFHSLETYLHLVDGFFSTETTFRSNARRDIALVNKGCDMLVDDLKIPQCWYQLPHKGLVRNAHGRWVKPKRDPEDIPSPTREAQAHALQGEMMQPSSDYTLKSLCGT; encoded by the coding sequence ATGACGCTATCAACTATGATATACACATATCTTCCGGCCACTCAAGCCGCCCCCGGTGCAACCCGGTTTTCCCTAATCCGAGCTTGTCATCATCAAGAAGCTGTTCTTGACCATCCCCATCAAACCAAGACATCAAACAAAGCCAACCGTCTAGCTGAATCCCTAGCCAACCTCCTTCACCTCCACATAGATACTCCTCAAAGAACCAACATTAACCCTAATAATTGGAATCTGTTCACGGAAGAGATGCATTCAACTCCCACAACTTCTCCGAAAGACATCATATCCGAAAAATGGCGCGAAATCCACGGGTCCAATGATTGGGAAGGTCTTTTGGACCCTCTCCACCCTTGGCTAAGAAGGGAGATTGTCAAATATGGTGAGTTTGCACAAGCAACGTATGACGCTTTCGATTTTGATTCCTTCTCCGAGTACTGCGGGAGTTGCAGGTACAACAAAAACAAGCTTTTTGATGTGTTGGGTCTAGACAAAAATGGCTACAATGTTAGCAAGTACATTTATGCAATGTCACACATCGACATGCCACAGTGGTTGGAGAGGTCACACTTGGCTGACACTTGGAGCAAGCATTCCAACTGGATGGGGTATGTTGCCGTAAGCGATGAGGAGGAGACTAGGAGGATTGGGAGGAGGGACATTGTGGTGGCGTGGCGGGGGACCGTGGCGCCATCAGAGTGGTATGAGGATATGCAAAGGAAATTGGAGCCGATTGGGAGTGGAGATGCCAAAGTGGAACATGGGTTCCATGGGATTTACACTGCCAAGAGTGACACCACAAGGTACAACAGATCTAGTGCATCAGAGCAAGTCATGAAAGAAGTGGCTAGGCTCGTGGAGTTGTATCAAGCAAGAGGTGAAGAAGTGAGCCTTACAATCACAGGGCATAGCTTGGGAGGTGCATTGGCTTTGCTCAATGCCTATGAAGCTGCCGAAAAACTCCCTGGCCTTCCGATAAGCGTAATTTCCTTTGGTGCCCCTAGGGTGGGAAACATTGCCTTCAAGGAAGAGCTACACCAAATGGGAGTCAAGACATTGAGGGTTGTGGTTAAACAAGACATGGTTCCGAAAATGCCAGGCCTTGTTTTGAATGAGAGTCTTCAGAAGTTTGATGATATTACGGGAACATTGGATTGGGTTTACACACATGTTGGAGCTGAATTGAAGCTCGAAGTTGGTTCTTCGCCTTATCTCAAGCATGGCAGGTTCAATCTGCCCGGGTTTCATAGCCTCGAGACATACCTCCATCTTGTGGATGGGTTTTTTAGTACAGAAACTACTTTTAGATCAAATGCTAGGAGGGATATTGCCTTGGTGAACAAGGGATGCGACATGTTGGTGGATGATCTTAAAATCCCACAGTGTTGGTATCAATTGCCACACAAGGGGCTAGTAAGAAACGCTCATGGGAGATGGGTTAAACCAAAACGAGACCCCGAAGACATACCTTCACCTACAAGAGAAGCACAAGCTCATGCTCTTCAAGGAGAGATGATGCAACCATCATCAGATTATACACTTAAATCTTTATGTGGTACTTAA
- the LOC103435207 gene encoding phospholipase A1-Igamma1, chloroplastic-like, translating to MGTHPFTWMYGSVPWLTPTTLILSPLGHLLNSSGQRNSNTEEMHSTLTTSSKDIISEKWCEIHGSNDWDGLLNTIHPWLRREIVKYGEFTQATYNAFDFNSFSNYCRSCRYNKNKLFDVLGLDKNGYNVSKYIYAMSHIDMPQWLERSHLADTWSKHSNWMRYVAVSNEEEIRRIGRDEIRRIGKKDIVVAWRGTVMPSEWYEDMQRKLEPIGSGDAKVEHRLHRIYTAKSETTRVGNNAFKEELHQMGVKTLRVVVKQDMVPKMPGLVLNESLQMFDDITGTLDWVYTHIGAELKFEVGSSPYLKRGGFNLQGFHSL from the exons ATGGGGACCCACCCATTCACGTGGATGTATGGGTCCGTCCCTTGGCTCACTCCAACAACACTGATATTGTCCCCACTTGGCCACCTGCTCAATTcgtcag GACAGAGGAATTCTAACACAGAAGAGATGCATTCAACTCTCACAACTTCTTCGAAAGACATCATATCCGAAAAATGGTGCGAAATCCACGGGTCCAATGATTGGGATGGTCTTTTGAACACTATCCACCCTTGGCTAAGAAGGGAGATTGTCAAATATGGTGAGTTTACACAAGCAACGTATAACGCTTTCGATTTTAATTCATTCTCCAACTACTGCAGGAGTTGCAGGTACAACAAAAACAAGCTTTTTGATGTGTTGGGTCTAGACAAAAATGGCTACAATGTTAGCAAGTACATTTATGCAATGTCACACATCGACATGCCACAGTGGTTGGAGAGGTCACACTTGGCTGACACATGGAGCAAGCATTCCAACTGGATGAGGTATGTTGCAGTGAGCAATGAGGAGGAGATTAGAAGGATTGGGAGGGATGAGATTAGAAGGATTGGGAAGAAGGACATTGTGGTGGCGTGGCGGGGGACCGTGATGCCATCGGAGTGGTATGAGGATATGCAAAGGAAATTGGAGCCAATTGGGAGTGGAGATGCCAAAGTGGAACATAGGTTACATAGGATTTACACTGCCAAGAGTGAAACCACAAG GGTGGGAAACAATGCCTTCAAGGAAGAGCTACATCAAATGGGAGTTAAGACATTAAGAGTTGTGGTTAAACAAGACATGGTTCCAAAAATGCCAGGCCTTGTTTTGAATGAAAGTCTTCAGATGTTTGATGACATTACGGGCACATTGGATTGGGTTTACACACATATTGGAGCTGAATTGAAGTTCGAAGTTGGTTCTTCGCCTTATCTCAAGCGTGGCGGGTTCAATCTGCAAGGGTTTCATAGCCTCTAG